The following proteins are co-located in the Silene latifolia isolate original U9 population chromosome 1, ASM4854445v1, whole genome shotgun sequence genome:
- the LOC141622889 gene encoding F-box protein At5g07610-like, translated as MSRPKKKRRINDGGGGGGGGNSTTIDDLDDNMLTQILFRLPSCAPIIACKLVNKRWCSLISDPKFASHFSDHKKENTSLSKPWTFIASKNDDNGPLLNDDNTSTIESVFGSPKFSLRFIPCGVVIEATFKDLVLCSDPKTSYSQGRIYYITSPLTKQWVRLPPSPAIIDDKCPSKPWVGLVCQQPYDDFTQNYKFRVVVINHCPPPVYELLVYCSLIGEWKKFNLSVSINPELAAQKHLYDTQFQGVVCNGIIYLYHRLYFAAFNPFDVEETTETRKIEAKVLPILPDPSIEEGYLRESSGKLFIIHNPNKKNYVSYKRRGNAIELSLKVWKMDPNQVPLIWKTTFKGSCRGNVNNPFDIKSSYRGNIHFVWNLGIHPNNDKLIYILLWREDRLVLCDTRTKLIKPLFSLPGYRFKLLHRLELQWWPTSVPKAYLSNTSP; from the coding sequence ATGAGTAGACCTAAAAAAAAACGAAGGATAAATGAcggtggcggcggcggtggtggtggtaatTCAACAACAATTGACGATTTGGATGACAATATGTTAACTCAAATATTATTTAGACTTCCGTCTTGTGCACCTATAAtagcatgtaagcttgtaaaCAAACGTTGGTGTTCTTTAATCTCCGATCCTAAATTTGCGTCTCACTTCTCCGATCATAAGAAGGAAAACACTAGTCTATCCAAACCATGGACTTTTATTGCAAGTAAGAACGATGATAACGGTCCTTTATTGAACGATGATAATACTAGCACAATTGAATCCGTGTTTGGGTCCCCAAAATTCTCGCTGAGGTTCATACCTTGTGGTGTCGTTATTGAAGCAACTTTCAAGGACTTGGTATTATGTTCCGATCCTAAGACCAGTTATAGTCAGGGTCGGATTTATTACATTACCAGTCCACTAACCAAGCAATGGGTTCGTCTTCCACCATCCCCTGCTATTATCGACGACAAATGCCCATCCAAGCCATGGGTTGGTTTAGTATGCCAACAGCCTTATGACGACTTTACCCAAAATTACAAGTTTAGGGTTGTTGTCATTAATCACTGTCCACCACCGGTTTATGAATTGCTGGTTTATTGCTCCCTGATTGGTGAATGGAAGAAATTTAATCTTAGCGTATCCATCAATCCTGAACTAGCGGCTCAAAAGCATCTTTATGATACCCAATTTCAGGGTGTTGTTTGTAACGGCATCATTTACCTTTACCATAGGTTATATTTTGCTGCGTTTAATCCGTTCGATGTGGAGGAGACGACTGAGACTAGGAAAATTGAGGCTAAGGTTCTCCCGATATTGCCAGACCCATCAATTGAAGAAGGTTATTTGCGAGAGTCTTCGGGAAAATTGTTCATTATTCATAACCCTAACAAGAAAAATTATGTGAGCTATAAGCGACGTGGGAATGCCATTGAATTGTCGTTGAAGGTCTGGAAAATGGACCCGAATCAAGTACCTTTAATATGGAAGACGACTTTCAAAGGTTCATGCAGAGGCAATGTGAATAACCCCTTTGATATAAAGTCATCATACCGCGGCAATATTCACTTTGTCTGGAATTTAGGTATCCACCCGAACAATGACAAGTTGATTTATATCCTTCTTTGGCGAGAGGATCGCTTGGTTTTGTGCGATACAAGAACAAAATTGATCAAGCCTTTATTTAGTCTTCCAGGATATCGTTTCAAGTTGCTTCATAGACTCGAGCTCCAGTGGTGGCCTACCTCAGTTCCTAAGGCATACTTGTCAAATACCTCTCCATAG